The sequence CCTGACCTTTACCTATGTGCAAGGCCTGGCTCTAAGCTACACCCTTATCGGTATTGCTGCTGCCGCAACAGGCACTTTGCTTGTTGTAGCCTTACAACAACCTTTTGTTATTGCAATGTTTTCTCTGTTCTTTGTCTTAATGGCGCTGGCAATGTTCGGTCTGTTTGATCTGCAATTGTCCGGGGGCATTCAGAGCAAAATGAATGAATGGTCCAATCGTTTACCGGGTGGACAATTTACTTCAGTGTTTGCCATGGGTGCATTATCTGCCCTGATTGTCGGCCCCTGTATCGCCCCTCCTCTCGCTGCAGCGCTGGCTTATCTGGGACAGACAGGAGATCTGCTGCTTGGCGGCAGTGCGCTCTATATGCTGGCACTGGGGCTGGGGCTGCCACTACTTGCCATTGGTGCTTTTGGCGGCAGCATTCTGCCCAGACTGTCTGGCAAAATCATGCGCGGAGTAAAAATTGTCTTTGGTATATTGCTGCTGGTAATGGCAGCCTGGGTAGCGAGGCCATTATGGGAAAAATCAGATACGGAAAGCGGCCCTCACTTTACCCCGATTACTTCGGAACAAGAATTAGACCGGGCGATCAATCAGGCCAATGGCAAAATGGTCATGCTTGATTTCTATGCTGATTGGTGTATTGCCTGCAAAGAGTTTGAACGTGACACGCTGAGCAATCCAGACATTCAAAAATCCTTGGCAAACATGGTGTTACTGCGAGCCGATGTCACCCAAAACAATGCTGCAGATCAGGCATTATTAAAACGATTTAAGCTATTTGGCCCGCCCGCTATTTTATTTACAGACAATAATGGCCGTTTTCTCAATGAACGCGTAATTGGCTACCAGAGTCCGGCTGCATTTAAAGCCACTTTGGCACGCATTAAACAGGAAAAACAATGAAATACTGGCTCATTACTTTAAGTCTGCTAAGCAGCTTGGCTCAGGCAGAGAGTGCTATTTTTTCAGCACAACTTCCTGATTTGCAAAATAAAATACAAGCCTTAAGTCAATGGAAAGGAAAGCCGCTCATTATCAACTTCTGGGCAACATGGTGCGGCCCTTGCCGGGAAGAAATTCCGGAGTTTATCGCACTGCAAAAACAATATGCAGGAAAGGCACAATTTATTGGTATTGCCATTGATGAGCAAAAAGATATCGCAGCATTTGCAAAGCAATATGGAATAAATTATCCAACTCTTTTTGGAGATGCAAATGCAATGGAATTAATGCGCAAAGAGGGTAATCAACTAGGCGGATTACCCTTTACCGCAATATACAACGCAAAAGGTGAACGGATTGCAATTGAACTAGGAAGACTCAAAAAAGAAAAGCTGGAGAATTATTTGAAAAATTTAACACGTTAATCATCATTAAATTGTAATGATTACATCGCGTACACAATACGCGATGTAATCATTTAAAAGCCACAAAATACGTTTCTTAACATCACAATCACTTCCAGCGTACGTAAATCACCCACACGGTAATAAACCCGATTGGCATCTTTGCGTGTACGCAACACCCCTTTTTCCCTCATTAGGGCTAAGTGCTGGGAAATATTCGATTGGGTCGTACCGACCTGCTCAACAATATCTTGCACGCTAACTTCTTTGTCACCAAGCACGCACAGAATTTTCAAACGCAAGGGGTGTGACATCGCCTTCATCGCACGCGATGCCTGATCAATGTGGGGGTCGTCCATATGCTCAATGGAATTGGCCATAATCGCTATCTGATATTAAAAAGGTTTGAGGGGATATTCTAATTATTTCTTGCTTAATTTGGTAGAAATATTGCCAAACGTCATAGAGGCTATTATGCAATGAGTTAGAATACTAGCGATATTTAAAATTTGTTTGTCTGCTGAGCAAGCATTAAATACCAGCAGCATCCATCACAGGGATAAATAAATATGAGCCAAAACGTCAAGCCCGTTCTTTTGCTGATTCTAGATGGCTATGGTTACCGCGAAGAGACAGCGGACAATGCCATTGCCGCAGCAAAAAAACCGCACCTTGATCGCCTGTTTGCCACCTACCCGTGGACAACAATCAATGCATCCGAAGAGCATGTCGGTTTACCTAAGGGCCAGTTTGGCAACTCTGAAGTTGGCCACCTCAATATTGGAGCTGGCCGGGTACTACAGCAAGACATCAGCCGCATCGACTGTGATGTGGCTGATGGCTCTATCGGTCAGAACCCTGTTTTTGCTGCAGCTATCGAACAAGCTAAAAATAGCGGCAAAACGCTGCACATCTTAGGCCTAATCTCTGATGGCGGGGTTCACAGTCACGAAGCACATATCAATGCACTGGTTGCTGCAGCTGGCGATGCCGGCGTAGGCCAGATTAATGTACATGCCTTTCTGGATGGCCGTGATACGCCACCGCGCAGCGCAGCAATTTACTTAGAAAAACTACAGGCCGTTTGCGACAGCCATCCGGCTGCACGGATTGCTTCCGTTACAGGCCGCTACTGGGCCATGGACAGAGATAAACGCTGGGAGCGCGTCGAGCCTGCCTACAACGTTATGGTTGAAGGCAAAGGCCTTTATCATGCAGATAATGCAGCACAAGCGCTGGCAGCCGGTTACGCACGCGATGAAAACGATGAGTTCATTGCCGCAACAGCAATTGGCGCACCGTCATCCATGCAAGACGGCGATGTAGTGATCTTTATGAATTTCCGTGCCGACCGTGCCCGCCAGATCACCACAGCACTAACCGATGTAAGTTTTGATGGCTTTAAAGCACGCCAGCCTAAATTTGCTTCATTTAGCAGCGCCACTAATTACGGCGCAGCTTATCCAGAGCTGCTGGTAGCTTATGACAAACCTAAAGTGCAAAACAGTTTTGGTGAATATGTCGCCAATAAAGGCTTAAAACAACTACGAATCGCTGAAACCGAAAAATACCCACACGTGACTTATTTTTTCTCGGGTGGAGAAGAAAAAGAATTTACCGGTGAAGATCGTATCCTGGTGCCATCGCCTAAAGTAGCTACTTACGATTTGCAACCCGAAATGAGCGCACCGGAAATCACTCGCCAAATTGTCGCAGCCATCGAATCCAAACAATACGCAGCCATTATTTGTAATTATGCAAATGGCGATATGGTTGGGCACTCGGGTATTTTCGATGCAGCGGTTAAAGCAGTTGAAGCTTTGGACCAGAGTGTTGCACAATGCGTTGACGCTATGCTTGCAGCCGGAGGAGAAGTCCTGATTACGGCTGATCATGGTAATTGCGAGCTGATGTTTGATCACACCGCGCATCAACCCCATACC comes from Iodobacter ciconiae and encodes:
- a CDS encoding TlpA family protein disulfide reductase gives rise to the protein MKYWLITLSLLSSLAQAESAIFSAQLPDLQNKIQALSQWKGKPLIINFWATWCGPCREEIPEFIALQKQYAGKAQFIGIAIDEQKDIAAFAKQYGINYPTLFGDANAMELMRKEGNQLGGLPFTAIYNAKGERIAIELGRLKKEKLENYLKNLTR
- a CDS encoding ArsR/SmtB family transcription factor yields the protein MANSIEHMDDPHIDQASRAMKAMSHPLRLKILCVLGDKEVSVQDIVEQVGTTQSNISQHLALMREKGVLRTRKDANRVYYRVGDLRTLEVIVMLRNVFCGF
- the gpmI gene encoding 2,3-bisphosphoglycerate-independent phosphoglycerate mutase, coding for MSQNVKPVLLLILDGYGYREETADNAIAAAKKPHLDRLFATYPWTTINASEEHVGLPKGQFGNSEVGHLNIGAGRVLQQDISRIDCDVADGSIGQNPVFAAAIEQAKNSGKTLHILGLISDGGVHSHEAHINALVAAAGDAGVGQINVHAFLDGRDTPPRSAAIYLEKLQAVCDSHPAARIASVTGRYWAMDRDKRWERVEPAYNVMVEGKGLYHADNAAQALAAGYARDENDEFIAATAIGAPSSMQDGDVVIFMNFRADRARQITTALTDVSFDGFKARQPKFASFSSATNYGAAYPELLVAYDKPKVQNSFGEYVANKGLKQLRIAETEKYPHVTYFFSGGEEKEFTGEDRILVPSPKVATYDLQPEMSAPEITRQIVAAIESKQYAAIICNYANGDMVGHSGIFDAAVKAVEALDQSVAQCVDAMLAAGGEVLITADHGNCELMFDHTAHQPHTQHTTDQVPFVYIGRPATMAPRGSGALRDIAPTMLALMGLDQPEEMTGKSLVHLS
- the dsbD gene encoding protein-disulfide reductase DsbD produces the protein MMLRIIFLVLALFGAAHAADDLLPPEKAFQAYMVQIDDHTMEARFKVAPGYYLYRERITFKSDQTLQPQLPAGVEKNDPSFGKVQVYKYDTSVQIKSSTPFPVNAAITAKFQGCAEIGVCYPPQTQLLKLGEQPKDALDQLFGKSTSPAEIGPGGADIYFSGSFLATLGVFFLAGIALALTSCMYPLIPIVSGIVLGNGQQGKIRALGLTFTYVQGLALSYTLIGIAAAATGTLLVVALQQPFVIAMFSLFFVLMALAMFGLFDLQLSGGIQSKMNEWSNRLPGGQFTSVFAMGALSALIVGPCIAPPLAAALAYLGQTGDLLLGGSALYMLALGLGLPLLAIGAFGGSILPRLSGKIMRGVKIVFGILLLVMAAWVARPLWEKSDTESGPHFTPITSEQELDRAINQANGKMVMLDFYADWCIACKEFERDTLSNPDIQKSLANMVLLRADVTQNNAADQALLKRFKLFGPPAILFTDNNGRFLNERVIGYQSPAAFKATLARIKQEKQ